In the Hyphomonadaceae bacterium BL14 genome, one interval contains:
- the rimP gene encoding ribosome maturation factor RimP, with product MKTRSPQDVRILELAEPVAEALGLEIVRVRVMGGKKTTCQIMTERHDGDVNVADCARLSRALSAVFEEVDPIADEYDLEVSSPGIDRPLTTLAHFARWEGFEAKLELDRLVEGRKRYRGLLAGIEDEAVLINLAGEEDTAVIPFDWIQDAKLVLTDALLAESLKGRATAPLDDTDGEGAGDDNMGEQDGARPASDD from the coding sequence TTGAAAACCCGCTCGCCCCAGGATGTGCGCATTCTAGAGCTTGCCGAGCCCGTCGCCGAGGCGCTGGGGCTGGAGATCGTGCGCGTGCGCGTGATGGGCGGCAAGAAGACGACCTGCCAGATCATGACCGAGCGCCATGATGGCGACGTGAATGTTGCCGATTGCGCGCGCCTGTCCCGGGCCCTGTCGGCGGTGTTCGAGGAGGTCGACCCGATCGCCGACGAGTATGATCTGGAAGTGTCCTCGCCCGGCATTGACCGGCCGCTGACGACGCTGGCGCATTTTGCGCGCTGGGAGGGCTTTGAAGCCAAGCTCGAGCTCGACCGTCTGGTCGAAGGCCGCAAGCGCTATCGCGGCCTGCTTGCCGGGATCGAGGACGAGGCCGTGCTGATCAATCTGGCCGGCGAAGAAGACACGGCCGTCATCCCGTTTGACTGGATCCAGGACGCCAAGCTGGTGCTCACTGACGCGCTGCTGGCTGAAAGCCTCAAAGGGCGCGCCACGGCACCCCTGGACGATACAGACGGCGAAGGCGCCGGCGACGACAATATGGGCGAGCAGGACGGTGCCCGGCCGGCCTCGGACGATTAA
- the trmB gene encoding tRNA (guanosine(46)-N7)-methyltransferase TrmB: MSQPPSPSSATAPRRLYGRAKGHPLSARQQALVDGLGETLTWPDEGRLDPAALLPGFDAHVLEIGFGAAEHLIGQAQRNPGTGFLGIEPFLNGVAKALTGIEDHALTNVRVKRADARTEIERMPDGAFDRIYLLFPDPWPKSRHARRRFVQPDTAGQLARLLKPGGILRVATDVRVYADHALPILLDTPGLVWLGDGPDSWRDNPADHIITRYQSKHLGDIDPVFMEFERG, from the coding sequence ATGAGCCAGCCGCCCTCTCCTTCGTCCGCTACCGCGCCGCGCCGCCTCTATGGCCGCGCCAAGGGACATCCCCTGTCCGCGCGTCAGCAGGCGCTGGTGGACGGGCTGGGCGAGACGCTGACCTGGCCAGATGAGGGCCGGCTTGATCCGGCGGCGCTGCTGCCGGGTTTTGACGCCCATGTGCTGGAGATCGGTTTTGGTGCCGCCGAGCATCTGATCGGCCAGGCGCAGCGCAATCCGGGGACCGGCTTTCTCGGAATCGAGCCCTTTCTCAATGGCGTGGCCAAGGCGCTGACCGGGATCGAGGATCACGCCCTGACCAATGTGCGCGTGAAACGCGCCGATGCCCGCACTGAGATCGAGCGCATGCCCGATGGCGCGTTCGACCGCATCTATCTCTTGTTTCCCGATCCCTGGCCCAAATCGCGCCACGCGCGCCGGCGCTTCGTCCAGCCTGATACCGCCGGCCAGCTCGCCCGCCTGCTCAAACCCGGCGGGATTTTGCGCGTGGCCACCGATGTGCGCGTTTATGCCGACCACGCGCTGCCCATCCTTCTGGACACGCCGGGTCTTGTCTGGCTCGGCGACGGCCCGGACAGCTGGCGCGATAACCCGGCAGATCACATCATCACCCGCTACCAGTCCAAGCACCTGGGCGATATCGACCCGGTGTTCATGGAGTTTGAGCGGGGTTAG
- a CDS encoding 1-acyl-sn-glycerol-3-phosphate acyltransferase translates to MDMSSDPARAVVDALIAERAPRLRTKPRLWALTRALGFPLLGYETAVEMTRALQARSADDVFAWAQDYLRLNVQVQGLDHVPSTGPVMIAANHPGGVPDGVAVWQALITRRPDMVFFANRDALRVAPGLAPRLIPVEWRTKERDRSSARDTLRTAMEALNAGRCVVVFPAGRMAHWNWGARALAEPDWAPAFVSLARRFDAPVVPLGVRQRMPFLYYALSQISIELRDMTVFHAFLAQRGKRYRLNFGAPLASRALPGSDSAAAAHMRTITEALAWGHPPAAPVPDSPA, encoded by the coding sequence ATGGACATGTCATCCGATCCGGCCCGCGCGGTGGTGGACGCGCTGATCGCAGAGCGCGCGCCACGCCTGCGCACGAAGCCGCGCCTTTGGGCGCTGACCCGCGCGCTGGGCTTTCCGCTGCTGGGCTATGAAACCGCCGTCGAGATGACCCGCGCCCTTCAGGCGCGCAGCGCTGATGACGTGTTCGCGTGGGCGCAGGACTATCTGCGCCTGAATGTGCAGGTGCAGGGTCTGGACCACGTACCGTCCACCGGTCCGGTGATGATCGCCGCCAACCATCCCGGCGGCGTGCCCGACGGGGTGGCGGTGTGGCAGGCTTTGATCACGCGCCGGCCGGACATGGTCTTCTTCGCCAATCGCGATGCGCTGCGCGTGGCACCGGGCCTGGCCCCGCGCCTGATCCCGGTGGAGTGGCGTACGAAGGAGCGCGACCGGTCGAGCGCGCGCGACACGCTGCGCACCGCCATGGAGGCGCTCAATGCCGGGCGCTGCGTGGTGGTGTTTCCCGCCGGGCGCATGGCGCACTGGAACTGGGGCGCGCGCGCCCTGGCCGAGCCGGACTGGGCACCGGCCTTCGTGTCGCTGGCGCGCCGGTTTGATGCGCCGGTCGTGCCGCTGGGCGTGCGCCAGCGCATGCCGTTTCTGTACTACGCGTTGTCGCAGATCAGCATTGAATTGCGCGACATGACGGTGTTTCACGCCTTCCTGGCCCAGCGCGGCAAGCGCTATCGCCTGAATTTCGGGGCCCCGCTGGCGTCGCGCGCCCTGCCCGGAAGCGACAGCGCAGCGGCCGCCCATATGCGCACAATCACCGAGGCACTGGCCTGGGGGCACCCGCCCGCCGCACCTGTCCCTGACAGCCCGGCCTAG
- a CDS encoding DUF481 domain-containing protein produces MPASFAAFALVCAMSAAALADDTRLPDSLSALLAAAYETGDPEVFEQAVRLISLTHDGAIVAAAAQTLSDGSGARARAALGLELMAAEAPADTAPEDAPRSEEEAGPASMPEQALAFLANGRLENWSGRVRVGLRQDSGNVERHDYSLGLEVTRALAGWGFEGAIDYNVSEVNGRTGRDELITRARGERERGDRWTNFLNARYERDRLSGFEWKAFMGGGFGYRVYARDELSWTLRAAPGVRRSRLVSGDTNMFGALDLASDVEASPTDSLRLTANTNVLLTDGAQADQTLSLATALGAVWSLELRYRYRYLFDPEPGFSPSESRADFSIVREF; encoded by the coding sequence ATGCCTGCGTCATTTGCCGCCTTCGCCCTCGTCTGCGCCATGTCGGCGGCGGCGCTGGCCGATGATACCCGCCTGCCCGACAGCCTGTCGGCCCTGCTTGCTGCGGCCTACGAGACCGGCGATCCGGAGGTGTTTGAGCAGGCGGTGCGCCTGATCTCCCTCACTCATGATGGCGCGATTGTCGCGGCCGCCGCGCAGACCCTGTCAGACGGCAGCGGCGCCCGGGCGCGTGCGGCGCTGGGGCTGGAGCTGATGGCAGCCGAGGCGCCGGCTGACACAGCGCCGGAAGACGCGCCCCGGTCCGAAGAGGAGGCCGGACCGGCCTCCATGCCCGAACAGGCGCTGGCATTTCTCGCCAATGGCCGGTTGGAGAACTGGAGCGGCCGGGTGCGGGTGGGCTTGCGCCAGGATTCCGGGAATGTGGAGCGTCACGATTACAGCCTGGGCCTCGAGGTCACGCGCGCCCTGGCCGGCTGGGGGTTTGAGGGCGCGATCGACTACAATGTGTCTGAAGTGAATGGCCGCACAGGCCGCGACGAGCTGATCACCCGGGCGCGCGGCGAGCGCGAACGCGGGGATCGCTGGACCAATTTCCTGAACGCCCGCTATGAGCGTGACCGGCTGTCCGGTTTCGAATGGAAGGCCTTTATGGGCGGGGGCTTTGGCTACCGGGTCTATGCGCGCGATGAGCTGTCATGGACCCTGCGCGCGGCACCGGGCGTGCGCCGCAGCCGTCTGGTCAGCGGTGACACGAACATGTTCGGCGCGCTCGATCTCGCCTCTGATGTGGAAGCCAGCCCTACCGACAGCCTGCGCCTGACGGCGAACACCAATGTGTTGCTCACCGATGGGGCGCAGGCCGACCAGACCCTGTCCCTGGCTACGGCGCTCGGGGCGGTGTGGTCTTTGGAGCTGCGCTACCGCTACCGGTATCTGTTCGATCCCGAACCGGGCTTCAGCCCGTCCGAAAGCCGGGCCGATTTCAGCATTGTGCGCGAGTTCTAG
- a CDS encoding lysoplasmalogenase yields MTDRYAETEPLIPDWAGPAYLIVSVITSVIYFGLDNLTASSSGLLVIAKTLSIVLLAAYAGFSRAPLLTLALLASAGGDFALALSPPEREAGIAFFAAAHIVYAAIFALAIWRNGWQRAGLAVAAGLAVFGIAMLVWLRPGMGELAGPASAYIGIILAMAILAGFVKGPRLIAVGAIVFIASDAIIAARWFGGTLQPGGFDWPAALIWILYYGAQVALAVGIVRMKRARAKA; encoded by the coding sequence TTGACCGACCGCTACGCCGAAACCGAACCGCTCATCCCCGACTGGGCCGGACCGGCCTATCTGATCGTCTCGGTGATCACGTCGGTAATCTATTTCGGGCTCGACAATCTCACCGCCTCCTCCTCCGGCCTCCTGGTCATCGCCAAAACGCTCTCCATCGTGCTGCTGGCAGCCTATGCCGGGTTTTCGCGCGCACCGCTGCTGACCCTGGCCCTCCTGGCCTCGGCGGGTGGCGATTTTGCGCTGGCCTTGAGCCCGCCCGAGCGGGAGGCGGGCATCGCCTTCTTCGCTGCGGCCCACATCGTCTATGCAGCGATCTTCGCGCTCGCCATCTGGCGCAATGGCTGGCAGCGCGCAGGGCTGGCGGTCGCCGCGGGGCTGGCGGTGTTCGGTATAGCGATGCTGGTCTGGCTGCGCCCCGGCATGGGCGAGCTGGCCGGCCCGGCCAGCGCCTATATCGGGATCATCCTGGCCATGGCCATCCTGGCAGGCTTCGTGAAAGGCCCGCGCCTGATCGCCGTGGGTGCCATCGTCTTCATCGCTTCGGACGCCATCATCGCCGCGCGCTGGTTCGGCGGGACGCTGCAGCCCGGCGGCTTTGACTGGCCCGCCGCTCTGATCTGGATCCTGTATTACGGCGCACAGGTCGCGCTGGCAGTAGGGATTGTGCGGATGAAGCGGGCGCGGGCCAAGGCCTAA
- the rpoH gene encoding RNA polymerase sigma factor RpoH has product MANASMIAITPEGGLSRYLAEIRKFPMLEKDEEFMLAKRWQEHQDTEAAHRMVTSHLRLVAKIAMGYRGYGLPIAEVISEGNVGLMQAVKKFDPDKGFRLSTYAMWWVRAAIQEYILRSWSLVKMGTTAAQKKLFFNLRRMKSQMQALEEGDLKPEQVEHIATKLGVTDAEVISMNRRLSGPDASLNAPMRADGESQWQDWLADDNADNAEDDLVESDEFDTRMTLLQEAMGGLNERERHIIQERRLTEEPRTLEELADVYKVSRERIRQIEVRAFEKLQTEMKRLAEERGLMPA; this is encoded by the coding sequence ATGGCCAATGCTTCCATGATCGCCATTACGCCCGAAGGCGGGCTGTCGCGCTATCTCGCGGAGATACGCAAGTTTCCCATGCTGGAAAAGGACGAGGAGTTCATGCTGGCCAAGCGCTGGCAGGAGCATCAGGACACCGAAGCGGCCCACCGCATGGTCACCTCCCATCTGCGCCTGGTGGCCAAGATCGCCATGGGCTATCGCGGCTATGGCCTGCCGATCGCAGAGGTGATCTCGGAGGGCAATGTGGGCCTGATGCAGGCGGTCAAGAAATTCGATCCGGACAAGGGCTTCCGCCTGTCCACCTACGCCATGTGGTGGGTGCGTGCGGCGATACAGGAATACATCCTGCGCTCCTGGTCGCTGGTGAAAATGGGCACCACCGCCGCCCAGAAGAAGCTGTTCTTCAATCTGCGCCGCATGAAAAGCCAGATGCAGGCGCTGGAAGAGGGCGATCTGAAACCCGAACAGGTCGAGCACATCGCCACCAAGCTGGGCGTGACCGATGCCGAGGTGATCTCCATGAACCGGCGCCTGTCCGGCCCCGACGCCTCGCTCAACGCGCCCATGCGCGCCGATGGCGAGAGCCAGTGGCAGGACTGGCTGGCCGACGACAATGCCGACAACGCCGAAGACGATCTGGTCGAGAGCGACGAGTTCGACACCCGCATGACGCTTCTGCAGGAAGCCATGGGCGGGCTGAACGAGCGCGAGCGCCACATCATCCAGGAGCGCCGCCTGACCGAAGAGCCCAGGACGCTGGAAGAGCTGGCGGATGTCTACAAGGTCAGCCGCGAACGCATCCGCCAGATCGAAGTGCGCGCGTTCGAAAAGCTCCAGACCGAGATGAAGCGCCTGGCCGAAGAGCGCGGGCTGATGCCGGCTTAG
- a CDS encoding GNAT family N-acetyltransferase translates to MSVSIRKSVPGDEAALALVGAATFLETYAGVVDGAAIVRHCAQRQTEAVYAAALADPEQALWLAEAAPGAAPVGYLHLALPGLPVETGPGDIEMKRIYVLSKLHRSGLGLMLLQAGLAHARAKGRKRMLLGVYKNNARAIGFYEAHGFHSVGERQFDVGGAVYCDWVMARDL, encoded by the coding sequence ATGAGCGTTTCCATTCGCAAATCTGTCCCCGGGGACGAAGCCGCGCTGGCGCTGGTCGGTGCCGCGACCTTTCTGGAGACCTATGCCGGCGTGGTGGACGGCGCGGCCATTGTGCGCCATTGCGCCCAGCGCCAGACCGAGGCCGTCTACGCCGCCGCGCTGGCCGATCCTGAACAGGCGCTGTGGCTCGCTGAAGCCGCGCCGGGCGCGGCCCCCGTCGGCTATCTCCACCTCGCCCTGCCCGGCCTGCCGGTGGAGACGGGACCCGGTGATATCGAGATGAAGCGCATCTATGTCCTGTCGAAACTGCACCGTTCAGGTCTCGGGCTGATGCTGCTGCAGGCCGGGCTCGCCCACGCCCGCGCCAAAGGGCGCAAGCGCATGCTGCTGGGTGTGTACAAGAACAATGCCCGCGCCATCGGTTTCTACGAGGCGCACGGCTTCCACAGCGTGGGCGAGCGCCAGTTCGATGTGGGCGGCGCGGTTTATTGCGACTGGGTGATGGCGCGCGATCTCTAG
- the dapF gene encoding diaminopimelate epimerase yields MKAWAMNGAGNAFILIDARNHNAPLALAPGAILALARAHPFDQLLALEADREADARLRVWNRDGGEVGACGNGARAAAWLMFEDGARDALTMSSPGGRLNARRLGDGGAEVDLGPARLDWREIPLARVMDTVRMEYAVDLPGAGRLTGPGAVSMGNPHVVFFVDDPDALPLDVIGPGVEHDSLFPERVNAGFARVLEPGLIRLRVWERGAGLTKACGTGAAAALVAACRQGRSGREAVIRADGGDLPVRWTEDGHVHLAGPVALERDIVLPEGFGAPPR; encoded by the coding sequence ATGAAAGCCTGGGCAATGAACGGGGCGGGCAACGCCTTCATCCTGATCGACGCGCGCAATCACAATGCGCCGCTGGCGCTGGCACCCGGCGCGATCCTGGCGCTGGCGCGCGCCCATCCCTTCGACCAGTTGCTGGCGCTCGAGGCGGACCGGGAAGCCGATGCGCGGCTGCGGGTCTGGAACCGCGATGGCGGCGAGGTCGGTGCCTGCGGCAATGGCGCCCGCGCCGCCGCCTGGCTGATGTTTGAGGATGGTGCCCGCGATGCGTTGACGATGAGCTCGCCGGGGGGCCGCCTGAATGCGCGCCGCCTCGGTGATGGCGGGGCAGAGGTGGATTTGGGTCCGGCGCGCCTGGACTGGCGGGAGATTCCGCTGGCGCGCGTCATGGATACGGTGCGGATGGAGTATGCGGTCGATCTGCCGGGCGCCGGGCGTCTGACCGGGCCGGGGGCGGTCTCCATGGGCAATCCCCATGTGGTGTTCTTCGTGGATGATCCTGACGCCCTGCCACTCGACGTGATCGGGCCGGGCGTGGAGCACGATTCCCTGTTTCCCGAGCGCGTGAATGCGGGCTTTGCCCGGGTGCTGGAACCGGGCCTGATCCGCTTGCGGGTCTGGGAGCGCGGGGCGGGGCTGACCAAGGCCTGCGGCACGGGCGCGGCGGCCGCGCTGGTGGCTGCGTGCCGTCAGGGGCGGAGCGGGCGCGAGGCGGTGATCCGGGCCGATGGCGGCGATCTGCCCGTGCGCTGGACTGAAGACGGCCATGTGCACCTGGCCGGCCCGGTGGCGCTGGAGCGGGACATCGTTCTGCCCGAGGGCTTTGGTGCCCCGCCGCGCTAG
- a CDS encoding prolyl oligopeptidase family serine peptidase, which yields MRRWGYSLTAAALAALAACSPNSDNGQVMDIATPTDEAEHSVSALNQAIQAGEENLEWLEEVEGEDALGFARLQNERSLGLLQSDPRYQTLYDQAIEVLESTDRIPYVAVRGGELWNFWRDAQNIHGLWRKTSVESYATGAPEWDVVLNVDELASAEDKNWVWGGSSCLGPDYRHCMLTLSDGGSDAAVRREFDAQTRSFVEDGFVIPQTKGSTAWIDENTLLIATALETDETTSSGYPFVVKRWTRGTPIEDAQVVFTGARSDVGVWPARFEQADGTAYFMAIQRESFFEGVYWLLPEGAAGEPIALPLPRKSTPQALFGGQLIFTTEEDWTPAEGGPTFPAGAALSIDMAALAESGELPEVKTVFVPDSRQSVGSVAATANNLLMVISDNVVSRLEAFTYQGGAWTSQPIEAPENATISIVTADDQSDLAYVNVSGFLNPEALYRVTPDLALEPAMSAPAWFDTDGMVVEQRQARSSDGTMIPYFIVRRDDVTGPQPTLLYAYGGFQVSLSPSYSGVRGRLWLENGGTYVLANIRGGGEFGPAWHQAGLRTNRQRIFDDLIAVAEDLIATGETTAPQLGVMGGSNGGLLTGVMYTQRPDLWGAVISQVPLLDMMRFHLLLAGASWQDEYGFPDENEEERAFLRGISPVHNVDEDGDYPPIFILTSTKDDRVHPGHARKLAFLLDQLGHEMLYYENIEGGHSAAANLREAANRQALEYVFLMQTLMDGASAP from the coding sequence ATGCGCCGCTGGGGATATAGCCTGACCGCTGCTGCACTTGCCGCGCTGGCGGCGTGTTCGCCCAATTCAGACAATGGACAAGTGATGGATATCGCCACCCCCACCGACGAGGCCGAGCACAGCGTCTCCGCCCTCAACCAGGCGATCCAGGCGGGCGAGGAAAATCTGGAATGGCTCGAAGAGGTCGAGGGCGAGGACGCGCTGGGTTTTGCGCGCCTGCAGAACGAGCGCTCGCTGGGCCTGTTGCAGTCCGATCCGCGCTATCAGACGCTCTATGATCAGGCGATTGAAGTGCTCGAAAGCACCGACCGCATTCCTTATGTCGCCGTGCGCGGCGGGGAGCTGTGGAATTTCTGGCGCGATGCGCAGAACATTCACGGCCTGTGGCGCAAGACCAGCGTGGAGAGCTACGCCACCGGCGCGCCGGAATGGGATGTGGTGTTGAATGTCGACGAGCTCGCCAGTGCCGAAGACAAGAACTGGGTGTGGGGCGGGTCGAGCTGTCTGGGCCCTGACTATCGCCATTGCATGCTGACCCTGTCGGATGGCGGCTCCGATGCGGCGGTGCGGCGCGAGTTTGATGCGCAGACCCGCAGCTTTGTCGAAGACGGATTTGTCATCCCGCAGACCAAAGGTTCGACGGCCTGGATCGATGAGAACACGCTGCTGATCGCGACCGCGCTTGAAACGGACGAAACCACCAGTTCGGGCTATCCCTTCGTGGTCAAGCGCTGGACGCGCGGCACGCCCATCGAGGATGCGCAGGTCGTGTTCACCGGTGCCCGCAGTGATGTGGGTGTGTGGCCCGCGCGCTTCGAGCAGGCCGATGGCACGGCCTATTTCATGGCCATTCAGCGCGAGAGCTTCTTTGAAGGTGTCTACTGGCTGCTGCCCGAGGGCGCGGCTGGCGAGCCCATCGCCCTGCCCCTGCCGCGCAAATCGACCCCGCAGGCCCTGTTTGGCGGCCAGCTGATCTTCACCACGGAAGAAGACTGGACGCCCGCTGAAGGCGGGCCGACTTTCCCGGCCGGTGCCGCCCTGTCCATCGACATGGCCGCGCTGGCTGAATCGGGCGAGCTACCCGAGGTGAAGACCGTGTTCGTGCCCGATTCCCGCCAGTCAGTGGGATCGGTGGCAGCCACCGCCAATAACCTCCTGATGGTCATCAGCGACAATGTCGTGAGCCGCCTGGAGGCGTTTACCTATCAAGGCGGCGCGTGGACCAGCCAGCCCATCGAGGCACCGGAGAACGCCACCATCTCCATCGTTACCGCCGATGACCAGAGCGATCTGGCCTATGTGAACGTGTCCGGCTTCCTCAATCCTGAAGCGCTCTACCGGGTGACGCCGGACCTGGCACTGGAACCGGCCATGTCGGCACCGGCCTGGTTCGACACTGACGGCATGGTCGTCGAGCAGCGCCAGGCGCGCAGCTCCGACGGCACGATGATCCCGTATTTCATCGTCCGGCGCGACGATGTCACCGGGCCCCAGCCCACCCTGCTCTACGCCTATGGCGGGTTCCAGGTGTCGCTGTCGCCGTCCTATTCGGGCGTGCGCGGCCGGCTCTGGCTGGAAAATGGCGGCACTTATGTGCTGGCCAATATCCGTGGCGGCGGCGAGTTCGGCCCGGCCTGGCACCAGGCAGGCCTGCGCACCAACCGCCAGCGCATCTTTGATGATCTGATCGCGGTGGCCGAGGACCTGATTGCCACCGGCGAGACCACAGCGCCGCAGCTGGGTGTGATGGGCGGGTCCAATGGCGGGCTGCTGACCGGGGTGATGTATACCCAGCGGCCCGATCTTTGGGGCGCGGTAATCAGCCAGGTGCCGCTGCTGGACATGATGCGCTTCCATCTGCTGCTGGCCGGTGCCAGCTGGCAGGACGAGTATGGCTTCCCCGACGAGAACGAGGAGGAGCGCGCCTTCCTTCGGGGTATATCCCCGGTGCACAATGTGGACGAGGACGGCGATTATCCGCCGATCTTCATCCTCACCTCCACCAAGGATGACCGGGTCCATCCCGGCCATGCGCGCAAGCTGGCCTTCCTGCTCGATCAGCTGGGCCATGAAATGCTGTATTACGAGAACATTGAAGGCGGCCATTCGGCGGCGGCCAATCTGCGCGAAGCGGCCAACCGCCAGGCGCTGGAATACGTGTTCCTGATGCAGACCCTGATGGACGGCGCGTCCGCGCCGTAA
- a CDS encoding DUF484 family protein has protein sequence MFDSAPPPTPAPGAEFADATALRDYLRAHPELITRDPELLARVNEAITQSGVIDIAAHARRKLEAELARVRATNAALIALAKANLAAQAQTHAAILAVMEADSLDALDHKLAGRAAGALSVDVIRIFIEGCTPLPGAKAIRPCSPDLVAALLGAQSEKLGPVDARFADALYDGQARGLRSEALVRLELARKPAVLCLAARDGKAFSPDQGADLLHVFARVLERRISPWLAG, from the coding sequence ATGTTTGACTCCGCCCCTCCGCCCACACCGGCCCCCGGTGCCGAATTCGCAGACGCGACGGCGCTGCGCGATTACCTGCGCGCCCATCCCGAGCTGATCACCCGCGATCCCGAATTGCTGGCGCGCGTCAACGAGGCCATCACCCAGTCCGGCGTCATCGACATCGCCGCCCACGCAAGGCGCAAGCTGGAAGCCGAGCTTGCCCGCGTGCGCGCCACCAACGCCGCGCTGATTGCGCTGGCGAAAGCCAATCTCGCCGCCCAGGCCCAGACCCACGCCGCCATTCTGGCGGTGATGGAGGCGGACAGCCTGGACGCGCTCGATCACAAGCTGGCCGGCCGGGCCGCCGGAGCGCTCAGCGTGGATGTGATCCGGATTTTCATTGAGGGCTGCACGCCGCTGCCCGGCGCCAAGGCGATCCGGCCGTGCTCACCCGATCTGGTCGCGGCGCTGCTGGGCGCACAGTCTGAAAAACTCGGTCCCGTGGACGCCCGCTTTGCCGATGCGCTGTATGACGGCCAGGCGCGGGGCCTGCGGTCCGAAGCGCTGGTGCGCCTGGAGCTGGCGCGCAAGCCGGCCGTGCTCTGTCTGGCCGCCCGGGACGGGAAAGCGTTTTCCCCCGATCAGGGTGCGGACCTGCTGCATGTATTTGCGCGTGTGCTGGAGCGGCGGATATCGCCATGGCTGGCGGGCTGA
- a CDS encoding tyrosine recombinase XerC encodes MAGGLTHPELPAPAAIAAWLDHLSGERRLAPRTLDAYARDVSGLFEFLGGHLGGPVTLGALSRLEAADWRAWLAGRRREGCGSRTLQRGLSAARSFFSYGRRRWGLDNPALTLVEAPKAPRRMPRPVSETAARALIDAPGETGGPAWIAARDTAILSLLYGCGLRISEALALTGADHPLPQTLRVTGKGGRTRIVPVLPQVREAVTAYMALCPHPVGRKDALFRAVRGGVLGPRAVQAAMEMLRARLGLPSSATPHALRHAFATHLLAHGGDLRSIQDLLGHASLSTTQIYADVDSGALARLHAATHPRARKRSA; translated from the coding sequence ATGGCTGGCGGGCTGACCCACCCCGAACTGCCTGCGCCCGCGGCGATCGCCGCCTGGCTCGATCATCTGTCCGGCGAGCGCCGGCTGGCACCGCGCACTCTGGACGCCTATGCCCGCGATGTCAGCGGCCTGTTCGAGTTCCTGGGCGGGCATCTGGGCGGTCCGGTTACGCTGGGGGCCCTGTCCCGGCTGGAGGCCGCCGACTGGCGCGCCTGGCTGGCGGGACGCCGGCGGGAGGGCTGCGGATCGCGCACGCTGCAGCGGGGCCTGTCCGCCGCGCGCAGCTTCTTCAGCTATGGCCGGCGGCGCTGGGGGCTGGATAATCCGGCGCTGACCCTGGTCGAAGCGCCCAAGGCGCCCCGGCGCATGCCGCGCCCGGTGAGCGAGACGGCCGCGCGCGCCCTGATTGATGCGCCGGGCGAGACCGGCGGGCCGGCCTGGATCGCAGCGCGCGACACCGCCATCCTGTCTCTTCTCTATGGCTGCGGCCTGCGTATTTCCGAGGCGCTGGCCCTGACCGGGGCCGATCACCCGCTGCCGCAAACCTTGCGCGTCACGGGCAAGGGCGGGCGCACACGTATCGTGCCCGTCCTGCCCCAGGTGCGCGAGGCGGTGACCGCCTATATGGCGCTGTGCCCCCATCCGGTCGGGCGCAAGGACGCCCTGTTCCGCGCCGTGCGCGGGGGCGTGCTGGGCCCGCGCGCGGTGCAGGCGGCGATGGAGATGTTGCGCGCGCGTCTCGGCCTGCCGTCCAGTGCCACGCCCCACGCCCTGCGCCACGCGTTTGCGACCCATTTGCTGGCCCATGGCGGCGATCTGAGGTCGATCCAGGACCTGCTCGGCCATGCCTCGCTGTCCACGACGCAGATCTATGCCGATGTGGATTCCGGCGCGCTGGCGCGCCTGCATGCCGCCACCCATCCACGTGCGCGCAAACGGTCCGCCTGA